A region from the Sandaracinus amylolyticus genome encodes:
- a CDS encoding RluA family pseudouridine synthase — protein MSTVSIVVDAAHDGATLAAVVRESLGAASGEAVPWSRARDLCRTGRVTVDGALARDDAMRVKAGAKIDVTPTAPKRTEGVLPRDAVLHLDADVIVVNKPAGVVTVPFEPGERDTLVDRVRALVTRIEKARRQERGGGARDPMVGVVQRLDKDTTGVLVFARNMSAKRALEDQLREHSVERRYVAIAHGDVPSAKHETMLVQDRGDGLRGSWGRFRRHAGPPPESAKRAVTYVRRIEALRGATLVECRLETGKQHQIRIHLSEAGHPLVGEPVYVRDHAGPRITAPRPMLHAATLGFVHPRSGETVRFEAAPPPDFEACLTSLRQR, from the coding sequence TTGAGCACCGTCTCGATCGTCGTCGACGCGGCGCACGACGGCGCGACCCTCGCGGCCGTCGTGCGCGAGTCGCTCGGCGCCGCGAGCGGTGAAGCGGTCCCGTGGTCACGCGCACGCGACCTGTGTCGCACGGGGCGCGTGACCGTCGACGGCGCGCTCGCACGCGACGACGCGATGCGCGTGAAGGCCGGCGCGAAGATCGACGTCACGCCGACCGCACCGAAGCGCACCGAGGGCGTGCTCCCGCGCGACGCGGTGCTGCACCTCGACGCCGACGTGATCGTCGTGAACAAGCCCGCGGGCGTGGTGACCGTGCCCTTCGAGCCGGGCGAGCGCGACACGCTCGTCGATCGGGTGCGCGCGCTCGTGACGCGCATCGAGAAGGCGCGGCGCCAGGAGCGCGGCGGAGGCGCGCGCGATCCGATGGTCGGCGTGGTGCAGCGGCTCGACAAGGACACGACGGGCGTGCTCGTGTTCGCGCGCAACATGAGCGCGAAGCGCGCGCTCGAGGACCAGCTGCGCGAGCACAGCGTCGAGCGCCGCTACGTCGCGATCGCGCACGGTGACGTGCCGAGCGCGAAGCACGAGACGATGCTGGTGCAGGATCGCGGCGACGGACTGCGCGGCTCGTGGGGCCGCTTCCGTCGTCACGCGGGTCCGCCGCCCGAGAGCGCGAAGCGCGCGGTCACGTACGTGCGCCGCATCGAAGCGCTCCGGGGCGCGACGCTCGTCGAGTGCCGCCTCGAGACCGGCAAGCAGCACCAGATCCGCATCCACCTGAGCGAGGCGGGCCATCCGCTCGTCGGCGAGCCCGTGTACGTGCGCGATCACGCGGGCCCGCGCATCACCGCGCCGCGCCCGATGCTGCACGCGGCGACGCTCGGCTTCGTGCACCCGCGCAGCGGCGAGACCGTTCGCTTCGAGGCCGCACCGCCGCCCGACTTCGAGGCGTGCCTCACCTCGCTCCGCCAGCGTTGA
- a CDS encoding formate--tetrahydrofolate ligase — MAKSTLRPITDVAKDLGLHDDDVIPYGRDKAKIDLAALSRPKRGKGKVVLVSAITPTPAGEGKTTTSIGLTMGLVRMGRSAVCALREPSLGPVFGVKGGGTGGGKAQVVPANEINLHFTGDLHAITSANNLLAALVDNELHFGGKLGIDPRRVTWRRAMDMNDRALRDVVIGLGGRNGGVPRESGFDITAASEIMAVLCLSESMEDLQRRLGRIVIGRTFDQRPVTVDDLEAAPALTALLKDALLPNLAQTMEGSPALVHGGPFANIAHGCSSVLATKMAMHQADIVVTEGGFGFDLGAEKFLDIKCRSAGIWPSAVVVVATLRALKFHGGVDPKDAGKPDPDALARGIANLERHLETARFFGLKSVVAINAFDNDSESEIAMVAERAAALGAPVALSRGYTQGGAGSMDLAEKVAAVVERDEPLTPKFAYELDLPYAKKIDLIAKNVYGADGADLDASAKATLEKLEQDGYGGLPVCIAKTQLSVSDDPKKQGRPTGFRVTVREVRLSAGAGFVVALLGDVMTMPGLPKVPAARNVRIEPDGTVRGLMQND; from the coding sequence ATGGCGAAGAGCACGCTCCGTCCGATCACCGACGTCGCGAAGGATCTCGGCCTCCACGACGACGACGTCATCCCCTACGGGCGCGACAAGGCGAAGATCGATCTCGCCGCGCTCTCGCGCCCGAAGCGCGGCAAGGGCAAGGTCGTGCTCGTCTCGGCGATCACGCCGACGCCCGCCGGCGAAGGCAAGACCACGACGTCGATCGGCCTGACGATGGGCCTGGTGCGCATGGGCCGGAGCGCGGTGTGCGCGCTGCGCGAGCCCTCGCTCGGCCCGGTGTTCGGCGTGAAGGGCGGAGGCACCGGGGGCGGCAAGGCGCAGGTCGTCCCGGCGAACGAGATCAACCTGCACTTCACGGGCGATCTCCACGCGATCACGAGCGCGAACAACCTGCTCGCGGCGCTCGTGGACAACGAGCTCCACTTCGGCGGCAAGCTCGGGATCGATCCGCGGCGCGTCACGTGGCGTCGCGCGATGGACATGAACGATCGCGCGCTGCGCGACGTCGTGATCGGGCTTGGCGGGCGCAACGGCGGCGTGCCGCGCGAGAGCGGGTTCGACATCACCGCGGCGAGCGAGATCATGGCGGTGCTCTGCCTCTCCGAGTCGATGGAGGATCTCCAGCGTCGCCTCGGGCGCATCGTGATCGGGCGCACCTTCGATCAGCGTCCGGTGACGGTCGACGATCTCGAGGCCGCGCCCGCGCTGACCGCGCTGCTCAAGGACGCGCTGCTGCCGAACCTCGCGCAGACGATGGAGGGCAGCCCCGCGCTGGTGCACGGCGGTCCGTTCGCGAACATCGCGCACGGTTGCTCGAGCGTGCTCGCGACGAAGATGGCGATGCACCAGGCGGACATCGTCGTGACCGAGGGCGGCTTCGGCTTCGATCTCGGCGCCGAGAAGTTCCTCGACATCAAGTGCCGCAGCGCGGGCATCTGGCCGAGCGCGGTGGTCGTCGTCGCGACGCTGCGCGCGCTCAAGTTCCACGGCGGCGTCGACCCCAAGGACGCGGGAAAGCCCGACCCGGACGCGCTCGCGCGCGGCATCGCGAACCTCGAGCGCCACCTCGAGACGGCGCGTTTCTTCGGGCTCAAGTCGGTCGTGGCGATCAACGCGTTCGACAACGACTCGGAGAGCGAGATCGCGATGGTCGCGGAGCGCGCGGCCGCGCTCGGCGCGCCGGTCGCGCTGTCGCGCGGGTACACCCAGGGCGGCGCGGGCTCGATGGATCTCGCGGAGAAGGTCGCGGCGGTCGTCGAGCGTGACGAGCCGCTCACGCCGAAGTTCGCGTACGAGCTCGACCTGCCCTACGCGAAGAAGATCGATCTGATCGCGAAGAACGTGTACGGCGCGGACGGCGCGGACCTCGACGCGAGCGCGAAGGCGACGCTCGAGAAGCTCGAGCAGGACGGCTACGGCGGGTTGCCGGTGTGCATCGCGAAGACGCAGCTCTCGGTCTCCGACGATCCCAAGAAGCAGGGCCGCCCCACCGGGTTCCGCGTGACCGTGCGCGAGGTGCGGCTTTCGGCGGGCGCCGGCTTCGTGGTCGCGCTGCTCGGCGACGTGATGACGATGCCGGGCCTGCCCAAGGTGCCGGCTGCGCGCAACGTGCGCATCGAGCCCGACGGCACCGTCCGCGGCCTCATGCAGAACGATTGA
- a CDS encoding ClpP family protease, which translates to MPNDQDQTPRNDINPRIEDRLLESRTILVGEEVSDLLYRKLAAALLVLEEKDPKAPINVLINSPGGSADSGFAMYDLLKFTSCPVRTIANGLVASAAVLVFLAAPKGQRLSLPSSRFLLHQPSTVARGQSTDIDIAARQIIELRRRYNTIVSECTGKPLDTVERDSERDFWLTAPSAKEYGLVDKIITRRNELG; encoded by the coding sequence ATGCCGAACGATCAGGACCAGACGCCGCGCAACGACATCAACCCGCGCATCGAGGACCGGCTGCTCGAGAGCCGCACGATCCTGGTGGGCGAGGAGGTCAGCGACCTGCTCTACCGCAAGCTCGCCGCGGCGCTGCTGGTGCTCGAGGAGAAGGATCCGAAGGCGCCGATCAACGTGCTGATCAACTCGCCCGGCGGGTCGGCGGACTCGGGCTTCGCGATGTACGACCTGCTCAAGTTCACGAGCTGCCCGGTGCGCACGATCGCGAACGGGCTCGTCGCGTCGGCGGCGGTGCTCGTGTTCCTCGCGGCGCCGAAGGGCCAGCGCCTCTCGCTCCCGAGCTCGCGCTTCCTGCTGCACCAGCCCTCGACCGTCGCGCGCGGTCAGTCGACCGACATCGACATCGCGGCGCGCCAGATCATCGAGCTGCGCCGTCGCTACAACACGATCGTGAGCGAGTGCACGGGCAAGCCGCTCGACACGGTCGAGCGCGACAGCGAGCGCGACTTCTGGCTCACCGCGCCGAGCGCCAAGGAGTACGGGCTCGTCGACAAGATCATCACGCGTCGCAACGAGCTCGGTTGA
- a CDS encoding TolB family protein, translating into MRKKYLSACLALATLAGCDCSGDIDGDLHDGSIPGDTSEDPGLAGLQTLRLEPEDATITIEGATPATQAYRAFGTFEGETGEREITERVTFRASGVPYVGAFTGATFTSVTTNGGRARVEALANGRLAVGALRVVLRTTLDVPPSSGGPALPTDPGSLFDGPEDASRAPTLVYPNDGVVLPPNLGRVEVHWLRGPASNTLFEVAFANDVTDVRAYVRCERPAGVRDDGCIWEPTGAAWTHIAETNRGGLPLTVRVRATDDTGSAVAVSSDIDLRFARDPLAGTIYYWTTSPGAIVRYDFGAAAGEAELVMGPGQTESGSCVGCHAISRDGTKIVGSVGGQNRGGVLMYDLETYTPLWNESAGDDRVLQFSSFSPDGAQLAAVYGDDDRGTMGMFLFDVRCDGAGGCGTQLATIPNEGREVSHPAWSPESGNWIAFTDVGQSGSTSQRPMRGAIAMVERDGTGWSAPRVLVPRVDGLNRYNPDWSPDELFLTFNESTCPSGTTEHRDCNADSDPTAKVWAVPREGGSPVRMDQLSAPGVMDTGRVDLNDTFPRMAPFAFVLDSGDLGDRELMYVSFASTRAYGLRTAPGGNDESGNRGTYVWMAGVLPDAVARGDDPSFPAFALPFQDLTTSNHIAVWTTESVGNPGPD; encoded by the coding sequence ATGCGCAAGAAGTACCTGTCGGCCTGCCTGGCCCTCGCGACGCTCGCGGGCTGCGACTGCAGCGGCGACATCGATGGCGATCTCCACGACGGGTCGATCCCCGGGGACACGAGCGAGGACCCGGGGCTCGCAGGCCTCCAGACGCTGCGCCTCGAGCCCGAGGACGCGACGATCACGATCGAGGGCGCCACCCCGGCGACCCAGGCGTACCGCGCGTTCGGCACCTTCGAGGGCGAGACCGGCGAGCGCGAGATCACCGAGCGCGTGACGTTCCGCGCGAGCGGCGTTCCCTACGTCGGCGCGTTCACCGGCGCGACGTTCACGTCGGTCACGACGAACGGCGGGCGCGCGCGCGTCGAGGCGCTCGCGAACGGGCGCCTCGCGGTCGGCGCGCTCCGCGTCGTGCTGCGCACCACGCTCGACGTCCCTCCGAGCAGCGGCGGCCCAGCGCTCCCGACCGATCCCGGCTCGCTCTTCGACGGGCCCGAGGACGCATCGCGCGCGCCGACGCTCGTCTACCCGAACGACGGAGTCGTGCTTCCGCCGAACCTCGGTCGCGTCGAGGTGCACTGGCTGCGCGGCCCCGCGAGCAACACGCTCTTCGAGGTCGCGTTCGCGAACGACGTGACCGACGTGCGCGCGTACGTGCGCTGCGAGCGACCCGCGGGCGTGCGCGACGACGGCTGCATCTGGGAGCCCACCGGCGCGGCGTGGACGCACATCGCGGAGACGAACCGCGGCGGTCTCCCGCTCACTGTGCGGGTGCGCGCGACCGACGACACGGGCAGCGCCGTCGCGGTCTCGAGCGACATCGACCTGCGCTTCGCGCGCGATCCGCTCGCGGGCACCATCTACTACTGGACCACGTCCCCGGGCGCGATCGTCCGCTACGACTTCGGCGCCGCGGCCGGCGAAGCCGAGCTCGTGATGGGCCCCGGCCAGACCGAGAGCGGCAGCTGCGTCGGCTGCCACGCGATCTCGCGCGACGGCACGAAGATCGTCGGCTCGGTCGGCGGTCAGAACCGCGGCGGCGTGCTGATGTACGACCTCGAGACGTACACGCCGCTCTGGAACGAGAGCGCGGGCGACGATCGCGTGCTGCAGTTCTCGTCGTTCTCGCCCGACGGCGCGCAGCTCGCGGCGGTCTACGGCGACGACGATCGCGGCACGATGGGGATGTTCCTCTTCGACGTGCGCTGCGACGGCGCGGGCGGGTGCGGGACGCAGCTCGCGACGATCCCGAACGAGGGCCGCGAGGTGAGCCACCCCGCGTGGTCGCCCGAGAGCGGCAACTGGATCGCGTTCACCGACGTCGGGCAGAGCGGGAGCACGTCGCAGCGCCCGATGCGCGGCGCGATCGCGATGGTCGAGCGCGACGGCACCGGCTGGAGCGCGCCGCGCGTGCTCGTGCCGCGCGTCGACGGGCTCAACCGCTACAACCCGGACTGGTCGCCCGACGAGCTCTTCCTCACGTTCAACGAGAGCACGTGCCCGAGCGGCACCACCGAGCACCGCGACTGCAACGCCGACAGCGATCCGACCGCGAAGGTGTGGGCGGTGCCGCGCGAAGGTGGCTCCCCGGTGCGCATGGATCAGCTGAGCGCGCCGGGCGTGATGGACACGGGCCGCGTCGATCTCAACGACACGTTCCCGCGCATGGCGCCCTTCGCGTTCGTGCTCGACAGCGGCGATCTCGGCGATCGCGAGCTGATGTACGTGAGCTTCGCGTCGACGCGCGCGTACGGCCTGCGCACCGCGCCCGGCGGCAACGACGAGAGCGGCAACCGCGGCACGTACGTGTGGATGGCGGGCGTGCTGCCCGACGCGGTCGCGCGCGGCGACGATCCGAGCTTCCCGGCGTTCGCGCTGCCCTTCCAGGATCTCACGACGTCGAACCACATCGCGGTGTGGACGACCGAGTCGGTGGGCAACCCCGGTCCCGACTGA